From the Pocillopora verrucosa isolate sample1 chromosome 11, ASM3666991v2, whole genome shotgun sequence genome, the window CAGTCCATGCAAATACGAAACGAAGCTCattctgatgaaataaaaacCTTAATTGTTCTCTTGAAATCCACAGTAGGCATGTTCTACGTATATCTCGTGTTTTAATCTGTTATTTGCCCTATTTCATTTGCATGGCTGTTATTCGAATCTATGGCTCGAGTATcgctttaaaacatttttatttttactcatCGACTCTCCTATTTCTCAATTCATCTTTCAACCCTatcatttactgctggaagatgagacacgTTCGACACGCTATCGTGAACATACTGCGAAAGACGTTTTGGAACAGCAATCGGCCATTACGAATCAACTACAATCGATCTTCGAGTGTCGTGCATATTGTGCGTCTAACGAGGACTGCGCACGGTTGTTTATGACAAACGAAGTGGGGAGAAAAAACATTGCACATAAACTTAGTGATATGACTCAGCAGCCAAATAATTGTGTATTTAGTCCAGTTTGAACACATAATACATAAAATTATAACAAGTGGAAAGGAAGACGCCAATTAAACAGGAAAGCTGGTTTGGTTATCCATGTGTTTCAGCTAATTCTTATTAAACGCGCTCATTGCTTTTTGCCTCAGCCTGGTTAGCTATCCTAAGGAGgttaaaacataacaaaactgTTTAGGCTCACAACAGTTCATGGCTCAAAGCTTTGataagtcattttttatttagctATAAGTTGATAAGAGGGGAATTCCCTTAAAGCATATTCAAAAACGCTGCTTTAACTCATGAAAAAGCGAgtttttattatcaatataatcaattttttcccAAAGAAGCATTACCCTGAGAAGGAGTGACGTAAAGTCCGCGAAAAGAATTGCTCTTACATCAGTGAGAACAAGCTTTTACGGGCATAGAGTTATAAAGCACCTGTTTGCGCTAATTTTGTTGAATGATTATGTTGCAGGTAGAGATCCTGgagtatttttctttcaatttaccACTTTTCACTTTGAAGAGTGACTTTTATTGCTAACATCATTGTGACAATGTGAactatttacaattaaaaatattttcattgttattgcTTTCGTTTGCACAAGTCTAACGATTAACTAGGCTTGTTTGAAAAAtaggtaaaaacaaaacaaaacggaaatAACTTTTGAGTAACTTGTGACCAGTTACGACGTTTAACCGATGATATGGCATATAACCTTTATCTTAAAAGGCTGGATTTTATCGCGACAGCTCACTACTCGCGTGACCATGATTATCTAGATAGTTCTTTCTTGGTTTAAGATAATTTGCTGGAAGATTTAAGACATAATTTAAGTGGCTAAAATAGCGTGTTGGTGTATGCGGTGCTCATCTTAATAAACAGTCAACTCCTTAACTCCTTAAAATGTgtaatttaaagaaagtttaaagCAAGCAGATAATGACAACGACGAAGATGATCAATTTAGTATTGATAGTAAGATGCCCAGaaataaacagcaaataaatacAAGTTGTGATCACGAGTGAAGGGAATAAACCTCCAGCTCTTACTTTAGAAGttaaaaactgaattaaaaactgattcCACGATAAAATGATACAGCGTCACATTTGGAGCATAACGTTTTTTCGTCAGGAAGAGAAGAAACCGGGAGCACGTATTTAAGagggaaaggaaaattattgTTTATCATTGTCTATTGAGTGAACGGAAAACGAAAATGGATTGATTGATATGcttgaaaactaaacaaacagcgaagataattttttattcctttggttACACTTTTGagataaaaatttattcaaagcaGAATGCTGCATACGAAGACGAAAACAGAGGTGGCTGTAGAGTTATTGATTAGCCTGGAGATGTTTTCAGGTGATTTTGCATAATACTAGCTGACCGGGAATTTTATGAGCTTAAAATTAAGTATGTCTTTCCTTGTAATCTCCTCTCGCTCAGACGCAGTGATAGATAGGTTTTTGAGTTGATTTAACAATTCTTTCCAATTTCTAGACAAGTTAATGGGTTAGTTATGTAAAATGAAGTCAAAAAATTATTCTCGTAATAAAAgtacttgaatttttttttgacagataaTCGACCGCTTAAATTTCAGGATTATCCATGATGATTACGTGGTGATCTAAAGATGTCTTCCAAAATCTCGGATATTATTTGTAACAGCGTCGATTTTTCCTAGCTTTAAGGAAAAACGGAGGGGGTTTCAGTTGTCGCTAACAGAATATAAAGATGAGACTGACTGACCGATCAACTGGCACCCAGGAGGGAGGGGTCATAGGGGTCTTATAGGATTCTTATGGGGGGCTGTGTAAAGATTGTTGTGACTCGACCAAGATCCTCTAACACCCCATCTCTCTCCCcacaggcgataaataatgaccagtctATGAGAAGGATAAATGACAGATGAACTATTTTTAATGGCTTTCTGCTGTAAAAACTCAGATTATACGCATTTACTTCTAACAGCAACGATTACTGCAAAAACTCGTTCAGGAAAAGCGAGATCACTGATACCAAAAGTTCCATAAGTTACATAACTTATTATCGGTTAagataataaaaccaaacattGCTTATTGTTCAGAATGTATTTTTATCATCTTGAAGgctttttgatgttttatttatttcctaagGAGGATTTTGGTTATTTCGAGATAAAAGTAACATTATAACCCATAAGactgtaatattattattaccCCCTCCTGCCTTGTTGCCTGGTAAGCTTGTAAGAAAGCTAAAAACGACGCTCTTACAAATATCATCCACGGCAAGTTTCTTTagcgtcccccccccccccacacacacacacacacacacacacacacacaaacacacaccACACACAAATGTCATTTACCCTCCCGAAGGACTGGTTATTATTCATCGTTTGTGGGGGGGGGCggtcggagtattttggttgtaTCAAGACATTACCCATCATAAGTCCTATCATATTCTTATAACTCGCTCCCTCCCTGTTAGCGTGCCAGTTTTTAATAAtctccctttatactctgttgacGACGACTGATCCCCACTCTGTTGCCCCCGAAAACCAGGAGAAATCGAGGCTTTTAGAAATATTCTCCGAGATTTTCAAAGGCATTTTCAAATTGCCACATAATCATCATAGATGTGCCCAAAATTTAAGCCGTCGATTATCtgaataaacaaacttttgaacacTTTTATTTCGAGACTtatgttttcaatacatttcattttattgacttATCAACTTGTCTAGAAATTGCAAAGAGTTGTCATAATGATTCCAAAACCTATCTGTTATTTGCATATAAACAAAGTACTCAAAACTCCCGCTGTTATAAAGAACCACCGGCAAACATCTGCAGGCTAATCAGTAACTCTATGGCCACctctgttttcgttttcatATGCAGCATTCTGCTTCGACTAAGTTTTTCCCTCAAAAGTGTTAAGGCAAACTCGATgctttttgtagtttgtttaattttcaaggaCATCGATCAATCCATTTTCGTTTTGAATCCACTCATTAGCTAATGATTAACATGGATTCTTCTTCCCTCGTAAATACTAgctcatgtttatttttcttcttgagGGCATTACGAGACGCTCTCAATGTGACGCTATATCATTTTATCGTATgatcaattaaagttttttaCTTCTAATGAAAGAGCTGGAAGTTTAATCCCTCCGCTCCTAATCATAccttatatttatttgttgtttagttCTGAGAATCTTACTGTCAATACCATGTCTCCAAATTGATCATCTCTGtcattcttattacctgtttgcttgagaatttcttcaaattatacATTAAGGGTGGCCAAAGCGTTGACTGTTTATCAAAAGGAAGAAGTTCGTTTACACTATCACAAAGTAATTTGAGAATTATGCTTTTGAGGCAGAAGGATGGATGgaaaaacatttccttctgttttatttgtagCTGGCGTGTCACTTAGTTGTCAGTGCTAGTTTTGGCGAGACAGTCGGCAGTTATAGGCAAAatttacgtgaaaaaaaaagaaaccttttccgAAGCTTAAGTCCGCAACTACCGTTATTGGTTTATTAATTctgattttaaattgaaagcgaCGGAATCCTTGATAGGAATAAAAGCATATGTCCTACTGAATCCTTTGCCTTCCCTCCCACCCCAGAAAATAAATACTGACCGTTCCTTTGGTAGGATATATGACAGATGAACTATTTTTTAATGGCTTTCTGCTGTAGAAACCCAAATTGTATGCATCTACTTCTAACAGCAACGATTACTGCGAAAACGTATTCGCAAATAGCGAGAACTGAGTTATTAGAAAGAGTTCCATAGCGGATTGTCATTTACTGTTAAGAGGTGAGACACATTCGACGCACTTTTATGGAAATACCGCAAAACATATCTTGGAGAATAAATCAGCCATCTGGCGTAATTTTACAATCGGCGTTCAAGTGTCGTTCATGTTGATATCGGAATAACTCAGGGACGGCGGAGCTAGGGGCTGGGGAAAGGGAGGCTTTTCAAGgacacattttattttgtgttagtATGAGTATTAACATCTCCAAGATATATGATTAAATCAAGCCTCGGGAGAAAAGTGTCGATTACAAAATACAATCGAACATCTTGACTGCCTCCATCTGTGAATTAATTTGTCTGACGTAAGTTCTTTCTTTGTCATTGGCTGACATCCCAAAAACCCATATTGCGAGAGTTTAGAGGACTCCTTTTGTCGAAGTTTATCACTATTGGGAGGAAAGGTAACATTTTAGGCAGAAAGTGGAATCAGCTCAAGATTTTCTGCCTAAAATAAGGAGAAACTGTCCTGCTAAAGAATTGCAACACGTTCTGTTTGTCTGGAGTAGATGGTCCTATCTTTTATAAGTGAGATGATATCATGAGCGAATTATTTTGTAACGAGTCTTTGGATTATTTTCCCACATACACTGAACTTAaagatcttcgttcgacttTTATCACCAACTGtatttttaacaatgttttaACTCACACCTCCATCATGTTGAATATTGTAACAATCTACGCCATCCACAAAACTTCGGCAATcgcaaaaactttgaaaactttgctGCTGAGTCTTGCCTTCTCggatgttgctgttggtttgtTTAGCCAACCAGTATACACTTTCTTTCTGGTCAAGTGGTTGCATCTGGAACATATTAACTGTAATACTTACCAAGTGCTTaatattccttttcttttattcttagcTGCTTCTTTTCTTGGTGTTGTGGCGGTAGGTGTAGataggttcttagctgttcatcttcatctcagatatcaagagcttgtgactcacaggcgtgttgttgttgtggtgatCGGAAAATGGCTGTGcagtgcatttttttctttgataacatTGTGGGGGTTAGCTGGTGCTCAGGAGATTATAAAGTCAGTTATTGCAGCTTTCTGTTTCATTGTCACATTCGTGGTGTACATCAGGATATATTTTACTGTACGACGGCACAAGAATCAGATTCATTCTTTGCAAGTACAAGAAGTAGCTCATTCTGATGAAATAAAGAGCTTTATTGTTCTCTTGAAATCCACAGTTGGCATATTCTACGTATATCTcgtgtttttaatttgttatttgccttcttTTATTTGCATGGCTGTTATTCGAATGTATGGCTCGAGTACcgctttaaaacaattttctctttactCAATGACTCTCGTATTTATTAATTCGTCTTTGAATCCTgtcatttactgctggaagatgagacacgTTCGACACGCTATCATGAACATACTTCGAAAGATGTCTTGGAAGAACAATCGGCCATTACGGATAAACTACAATCGATCATCGAGTGTCGTCCATGTTGATAACTGATCCACTCTGTGCGTCTAACATGGACTGTGCGCGGTTTGTTTACCACAAAGGAAACAGGGAGAAAGAACATTGTACATAAACTTAGTGATGTGACTCGGCAGCCAAATCATTGGGTATCCTGTCGAGTTTCAAATACACAAAACATCAGATTCTCACAAGTGGAACGAAAGAAGCCAATTAAACAGGAGAGCTGGTTTGGTTATCGATGTATCTCAGCTAATTCCTAAATTAAACGAGCTTCATTTGCTTTTTACCCCAACCTGGTTATCTATTCTAAGGAGgttaaaacagaacaaaactgTTTAGGCTCACGACAGCACATGGCTCAAAACTTCGataagtcatttttttatttagccaTATGATCAGAGGGGAATTTCCTCGAAGCATCTTCAAAAAAGCTGCTATAACTCATGAAAAAGCGAGTTTTTATTATCaatgtaatcatttttttttttgcatagaAGCATTACCCTAAGAAGGAGTAAGATAAAGTCCGCGAAGACAAATGCTCGTacctaaatgaaaaaaaacttatacaGGCATAGAGTTAAAAGCATCTGTTTGCGCTAATTTTAATAAATGGATCACGCTGTAAGCAGACATCCTGcagtatttttctttcaatttaccACTTTTTACTTCGAAGGATAACTTGTATTGCTAACATCATTGTGACAATGTGAACTATTTACAATCAAAAAGAGTTTAATCGCTAGCGCTTTCGTTTGCACAAGTCTGACGATTAACTAGGCTTGTTTGGAAAATAGGAAAACACACAACAAAACGAAAATagctttcaaacaacttattgtGATCAATTGCAGCGTTTTACCTAATTTACTATTTCCGATGATATGGCATGTAACTTTTAACTTAAATGACTGAGTTTTATTGCGAGAGTTCACTTCTCGCGTGACCATGCTGATCGAGATATAGTTCTTTCTTGGTTTATGATAATTTGCTGGACGATTTAAGTGCACATAATTTAAGTGGCTAAAAATAGCGTGTTTGAGTTGAATACGGTGCTCATATTAATAAACAGTCAACTCCTTAACTCCCCTATTAAAGTGTAATTTAAAGAAAGTCTAAAGCAAGCAGATGATGAAAACGACCAAGATTTTCAATTTAGGGACATGATATTGATTGTAAGATGCCCAGGaataaacagcaaataaatacAAGTTATGATCATGAGTGCAGGGAATAAACTTCCAGCTCTTTctttaaaagttaataactttGAATGATTCCACGATGAAATGGTATAGCGTCACATTTGGAGCGTCACGTTTTTTCCTCAGGAAGAGAAGAAACTAGGAGCACGTATTTAAGAGGGAAAGGGAAATTattgtttatctttgtttatTGAGTGAATGGAAAACGAAAATAGATTCATCGATATGCTTGAAAACTTAACAAACAGCGAAGAACGTTTCATTTGCCTTTGGTTACacttttgaggaaaaaatttatcCAAAGCAGAATGCTGCATGCGAAAACGAAAACAGAGGTGGCAGTAAAGTTATTGATTAGCCTACATATGTTTTCAGGTGCTTTTACATAATACTAGCTGACCGGGAATTTTGTGAGCGTAAAAATTAAGTACGTTTTTCCTTATAATCTCCTTTCGCTTAGACGCAGTGATAGATAGGTTTTTCAATTGATTTAACAATTCTTTCCAATTTCTAGACAAGTTAATGGGTCAGTTATATAAAATATAGTCAAAAAATTATTCTCCTAATAAAagtgcttaatttttttttttgacagataaTCGACGGctcaattttcagaattatcCATGATGATTACGAGGTGATTTGAAGAAGTCTTTCAAAATCTCGGAGACTATTTGTAACAGCGTCGATTTTGTCTAGCTTTATGGAAAAACGGAAGGGAGTTCAGTTGTCGCCAACAGAGCATTAAGAGGAGACTGACTGACCAATTAACTGTCACCTAGGGAGGGAGGGGTCATAGGAATCTTATGGGAGGCTGTGTAAAGATTGTTGTGACTCGACCAAGATCTTCTAAcatccctcccctccccccacaggCGACAAATACacaccccctctccccctcccccacaggcGACAAATAACGACCAGTCTCCTAGAAGGATAAATTACAGATGAACTATTTTTAATGGCTTTCTGCTGTAGAAACTCAGATAATACGCATTTACTTCTAAAAACAACGATTACTGCAAAAACTCATTCACGAAAAGCGATGTCAAGTGTTAAAAAGCGATGATACCAAAATTTCACTGGCTTATTATCGGTTAAGGTAACTTAACCAAACATTGCTTATTGTTCAGAATGTATTGTTATCATCTTGAAGGCTttgtaatgttttattcatttgctaaggaggattttggttgtgtcaagaTAAAAACAACATTATCCCGAATAAGACTTTAATATGCTTATTACCCCCTCCTGCCTGCCATCTTGTAAGAAAGCTGAAAAGCGACGCTGTTACAAATATCCTCCAAGGCAAGTTTCTTTAGCCCCTACCCCGAAACTCTcttagcgacgactgatcctcaCTCTGTTGCCCCTGAAAACCAGAAGAAATCGAGGCTTTAGAAATATTCTGCGAGATTTTGAAGGCATTTTCAAATTACCATATAATCATCATAGATACGCCCGAAATTTAAGCCGTCGATTATCTGTATAGACAAACTTTTGAACACTTCTTTTTCGAGACTAATGTTTTCAATACATCTAATTTTATTACAGAGTAATTTGGGAATTCTGCTTTTGAGGCAGAAGGATGGATGGtaaaacatttccttctgttttatttgaagCTGGCATGTCACTTGGTTGTCAGTGCTAGTTTTAAGAAATTCGGCGAAACAGTTGGCAGTTATGGGCAAaatttacaagggaaaaatGAAACCTTTTCCGAAGCTTAAGTCCGCAACCACCGTTATTGGTTTTAAATTCTGATTTGAAACCAAGAGCAACGGAAACCTTGATGTGAATAAAATCTTTTGTCGTATCCTACTTTTATTTACATCCATAATTACAATTTCACTATCGATCGATGACAAAACCAGCTTTCTTGCTCAAATTAGCCTTTCCCTGTCACACTACAGATTATTCGATTTATTGTGTACTTAAAATTGGAACTACGCGATTATATTACATATCACTGAGTTTATGTACAATCTTGTTTGTCCCTATTTTACTTTGTCGTAAACAATTACTGCGCATAGTCTTTGTAAGCCACACAGAGGCGATCAGTTATCAATATGAACGACACTCGATGACCGATTGTAATGGATCCGAAATGGCTGATTGTTGTTCCAATACATCTTTCGTAATATGTCTATGATAGCGTGTCGAATGTGTTTAATCTTCCAGCGGTAaataacagggttcaaagatgaattcaGGAACACGAGAGtcaataataaaagaaaaagtttctttaaaacgATACTCGAGCCATAAAATTGAATAACAGCCATACAAATGAAAAGgggcaaataacaaattaaaaacacgAGATATACGTAAAATATTCCAACTGTGTATTTAATTAGAGCAGTTAAGTTTTTTATCTCCTGAGACTGAGCTTCGTCTCGTATTTGCGTGGACTGAATGTGATTCTTGTGCCGTCGTACAGTTTGATACATCCTAATGTACACCACGAGTGTGATGATAAAACCGAAGGCAACAGTAATTGTATTTATAAGATTCCAAGCACTAAGAAGCCCCCACAATGTaaccaaagaaacaaatgcacTATACACCCACATGCTGACCACCACCAGAACAACACGCCTGTGAGACACGAACTCctgg encodes:
- the LOC131768428 gene encoding adenosine receptor A3-like; the protein is MSELFCNESLDYFPTYTELKDLRSTFITNCIFNNVLTHTSIMLNIVTIYAIHKTSAIAKTLKTLLLSLAFSDVAVGLFSQPVYTFFLVKWLHLEHINCNTYQVLNIPFLLFLAASFLGVVAVGVDRFLAVHLHLRYQELVTHRRVVVVVIGKWLCSAFFSLITLWGLAGAQEIIKSVIAAFCFIVTFVVYIRIYFTVRRHKNQIHSLQVQEVAHSDEIKSFIVLLKSTVGIFYVYLVFLICYLPSFICMAVIRMYGSSTALKQFSLYSMTLVFINSSLNPVIYCWKMRHVRHAIMNILRKMSWKNNRPLRINYNRSSSVVHVDN
- the LOC131768409 gene encoding adenosine receptor A1-like; translation: MLNIVTIFAIHKTSTVPKTLKTLLLSLACSDVAVGLFSQPLYTFFLINWLRLDNPGCIPKQVGTILGSLFSAASFLGVVAVSVDRFLAVHLHLRYQEFVSHRRVVLVVVSMWVYSAFVSLVTLWGLLSAWNLINTITVAFGFIITLVVYIRMYQTVRRHKNHIQSTQIRDEAQSQEIKNLTALIKYTVGIFYVYLVFLICYLPLFICMAVIQFYGSSIVLKKLFLLLLTLVFLNSSLNPVIYRWKIKHIRHAIIDILRKMYWNNNQPFRIHYNRSSSVVHIDN